A single window of Oreochromis aureus strain Israel breed Guangdong linkage group 7, ZZ_aureus, whole genome shotgun sequence DNA harbors:
- the nrarpa gene encoding notch-regulated ankyrin repeat-containing protein A, with amino-acid sequence MSQADVSTCSAPQRVFQEAVKKGNTKELHSLLQNMTNCEFNVNSFGPEGQTALHQSVIDGNLELVKLLVKFGADIRLANREGWSALHIAAFGGHQDIVLYLITKAKYSSGAR; translated from the coding sequence ATGAGCCAGGCGGATGTGTCAACTTGCTCCGCGCCGCAAAGGGTTTTCCAGGAGGCGGTGAAGAAGGGCAACACCAAGGAGCTGCACTCTTTGCTGCAGAACATGACAAACTGCGAGTTCAATGTCAACTCCTTCGGGCCGGAAGGACAGACGGCCCTCCATCAGTCAGTAATTGACGGAAACCTGGAGCTGGTAAAACTGCTGGTGAAGTTTGGTGCAGATATCAGACTGGCCAACCGGGAAGGGTGGAGCGCTTTACACATCGCCGCTTTCGGGGGCCACCAAGACATTGTGCTATACCTCATCACCAAGGCCAAGTATTCCTCTGGCGCCCGGTGA